AGTCTGGGGTGGGTGAGAGAAAGGGGAcctgaaagagtgtgttccagtgccagggTGACACACTGTGAAAGCTTGGCATGAGGTACCCTTGGCAAAGCTCATACCATGGTACTGGAAAGGATGCTTTGCCTAATAACCAAGTCTTAGATTCTGGAAAAACaatgcagattttgtttttgttgcacaACTGTGGCCCAGCTCTTCTTGCTGTGGTTGTTTGAGAGCATGAGAACATGCTAATCCAATTTACACGTGTTTGGTGGACTTGGAAAAGGCACATGAACATGCTCCTGAAAATGTGCTATTGGAGGTACTGCAGGGGTATAAGGTACCGGGGCTGCTGTGCGTCATGTCCGATACCGTATGAGCACAGCGTGAGCTCTGTGTGACATCTCACCATCaagtcaaattttatttatgtgtcaGCTGTAAAAGACAATACTTTGAATGAGCGTTGTCAAAACAACAATAAGAAACTAACAGAGTTCCAAGGAGACCAAATAGTTTGTGCCTGAATTGCAGGTGCATCAGtcacaaaaactgtaaaattatttcatgTGTCCAGCAGAGCAGTCTCAAAAACAATGACAGCACGTTTCAAATacagggggggtgtggtggcacagcgggtttggctgggtcctactcttgggtgggtctggggttcgagtcctgcttggggtgcctttgaATCGaatggcatctcgtcctgggtgtgtcctctccctctccagctccgcgccctgcgctgccaggttgggctccggctcaccgcgaccctgctttggacaagtggttccagacagtgtgtgagtcaaacatggggaaaaaaaaaaaatcggcaaagaggaacagtggtcGCAACTACAAGCTTGGTGATAGGGACTGATTGACACTTCACAGGATCATTCCTAAATGCCTGAAAAATGAGCACAGCATTTAGTCAGTGCAAGCTGTAAGAACTTAATTTTGGAAAACTAGACATAAagaaaggggggcgcggtggctctccggtgggtctggggttcgagtcccgcttggggtgccttgcgatggactggcgtcctgtcctggttgtgttccctccccctccagccttatgccctgtgttgccaggttaggctctggctccccgcgaccccatatgggacaagcggttcagacagtgtgtgtgtgtgtgtatatgacaGCTCTCTAAgtcatgtgacacacacacacacattttcagaaccgcttgtcctatatggggtcacggggaaccggagcctacccggcaacacagggcgtaaggctggagggggaggggacacacccaggacgggacgccagtccgtcacaaggcaccccaagggggacttgaaccccagacccactggagagcaggaccgtggtccaacccactgcgccaccgcaccccccagtcaTGTGACAGCAATCCCCAATTTCAATTTCTCCTCTGCTCCATAACACTTTATAATTTGTTTGCaagactttttatttcatttttttttttttgtttaaatagtCCTAcgttaaaatttaaagtaactttaaaagacttagaataaaaatacactgtcgCTGCAAGTTCCTGTTGAATGTCCTTTGCTGACAATTTCATCCCTTAAACAAGAGCATGTTCACTATCTTGTTATTTATCACCACCATGGATCAGACACTTTTTAGCTAACCCCTTACCCCAAACTAATTTCCAGTGTTCGGTTTTGCAATAATCTTATTACCTGTATTTATCAAATTTACATAGCAAGGTGTTCTTTTTGGAATAGCTGACGGCAAGTGCCTTTGCAAGTGCAATATTTAACCTCCACgggggtaataataataataataatatgtgcaaTAATAACATGTGCAATAACCGTTGGAGCATTaacattattaacattaaccattagcctgttaaaattaatattatgattaacagtattattgtaATCTTTACTGTGTAtaggatattttactgtgtactttttattcttgCCCCACCCTTCTTAAAGTATTTGTttaacagtacacacacactttcagaaccactcatcccatacggggtcgcagggaaccggagccaacccggtaacacagagcgtaagggacacacccaggacgggacgccagtctgtcacaaggcaccccaagcgggactcgaaccccagacccactggagagcaggactgtggttcaacccactgtgccaccacaccactacaccccctctgtttaatagtatttcctccttttttagtatttacctTCTctattactgtagtaattttatttattgtattattgcagttttatttattgaagttttagagtatttattgtgtacatgTTGCTTAGACGTTTGACTCTTTCAGCATCGCACAAGAATTCCTATGTGCCCGGACCATGTGTACatgtacaaatggcaaataaagttctattcCTATTCCTTTGTTAAGGTTTCAAACCAGTTACCTTCAGACTGAGAAAATGAATGGGTCTGACCGGTACTCTACCCTCCAGCCTCAGTGGTTACTTAGTGGGTAGCATCCCACGCTACTGAACTTTGTCCCCAGGGAGGAAATGGGTAATGAACTGCAAATAGTTGTCATTTGCATAAGAGAATACTGGGAATAGTTTTTTACAACTGCAGAGGGTGCAGGGGGACTTCAGACTTTATAAGCGGTGTGCTTCTTGGTGGTATTTCTGCTCCAAGGAGTGGGTCCTTGAGGAAGGGGTTTCCCCGGGCAGTGGTGCTCCTTCTCCACCCCAGTGTCTGcgccctcctgctcctcagccACAAAAAGCTGGAACTCCATCATCTCCTCTCTGAGACTGTGTCCTGCAGATGCCCATCTCTGGGTTTAACCCTTTTCCCAAAGTCACATGGTTCTTGATAGCGAGTGAGTCACGTCTAACCACCAACCAATGCAAGATGCCATGGGTAACAGCGGAGGGAACAGCATTATCCATGAGTATGCAGAGTGTAGAATATGTGAACATATGAAGCAACCTCAGCTATTAATATCAATCAACTTATCCGCTACTTAGTGTCAGAAATGTACGAATACCGTGTAAGCCTGCTTCATGTAAATAATCAACATCGCAGTTCACTCTAAATGAACGGCGGGATCAACAGCGGTGTGTAGTTCAAGTGTCATTATAAATATGCAGGTTTGTGCGATCAAGAATTATTGATGCTAGAATGAACATTAGCGGCCACAGAATGAGGGTCAGCATCAATACGGCTGTGATTAATTCCCGTTTCCACCAGTGCGGTCTGGCAGGGATCCATGGCATTTTTGCAGTGGATGTCATGGATCCAAAAGTTCCTGCCAATGCATTTCATGGCGGTTCTGGTCACCAGGAGGACTTGGTACGGACCATCCCATCATGGCTACAGAGCATTCTTACGAACGGAGACGAACAGAGCGAACAAAGGTATGAAGACAAACTAATCTGCAGAAAAAGAGTGACGCAGTTCATCATCTGCAGTCTGTTGGGTGGCTTGGACCTGAGCGTGAAAGTGTGCCAGAGTTTGGGTCAGCACCAGGCAGTAGGCAAACAGGTCATAATCCTTTTTGTGAATGCCCATTTCCTTCACTTTAATGGGGGTGAGTGTGAAAGTTACATAGGTCTACCCATTAAAATGTCAGTAAGCATTATTTCATGCTGTCTGTGCAGTCTTCTCAGATCATCCCACATTATGCTTTTGGAAACTCTTACATGTATTACAAAAGCTTTCGCTGcagaatgtactgtatatatcacTGGAACAAAATGCGTGCGTCAATCCCCCCTTTGGACACGTGGTGAACTCTGCGCACCATGCGTGCACAACAAAGGACAAGGGTGGATGGAGCAAGAACACGGCCATCTGGAGCACCATCACGGCCATCACAGCACCATGACCCCACATGGCCTTTCAGAATCATCGGCAGCTTCCTGAAAAACAACCACATCATACTGTGTGTGGGTAGCAGTTGGGAAGGACATTGGAGAGGTTAGTATGGGCAGTGCACTTAACAAGCATGAGGCAAGAGGGCATAAGGAGAGCAGCGAGAAGGTTCTACGCTAGCACATGATGCTTTATAGGAGTACCAGCACTAGCAAGGAAACCATGTTGTTTCCAGAACATCCCAAAGTCGTGTACAACACCATAGACATAATGGGAGTGAGTGTAAATGGTGACAGAGAGGTCAAGACCTAAAATACAGGAACACATGCGCTTAccgaagctgcttgtcccatgcggggtcacggcgaactgaagccaaacccagcaacacagggcataaggctggagggggaggggacacacccaggacgggacgccagtccgtcacaaggcatcccaagcgggactcgaaccccagacccaccagagagcagaaccctgccaaacccactgctccactacACTCCCCAAAACAGGAGCAGGTCAGTGTAAAAAGTTCAGCCTGCTGGGTAGAGCATGTatctggtgaactggtgaccttGAGTGTGTCATGGAGGGTGTATACAGCATAACCAGCATCTAAAGCACCAGAAAGAGAAcgaaaaaagaggaagagccattaaaaacagaacaaggtTATAGCTGAAGAAGGGCTGGTCTGATAGATGAACACGTGGCCGTGTGGAGCGCAGCACGAAAGCAAGAGGGAAGGGCGGCTGCAACGGGATCGAGGCTGGTGATGTAATAAGCAACCGGCTTATAGGATGTGCCGTGCTGTTGAGTCAACGCTGACCGTGCAAAGTTATGTGTAGTGGCGGTGAAAAGAACAAGCTGTTTCGTGTAATCTGCTAGGCATAAGGAAGGAGCCGAGGCGAGTTCCTGCTTTAGGGAAACAAAAGAGGCATCTGCTTTGCCGATCCAGTGTAGAGGTTTGCGCCAGGAGGGTTTACTGATGTCCATCAGAGGGTGTGCAAAGATCAACTGGTGACAGTAGTTACACATTTCCAAGAACAAAAGCGTTTTAAATGGTGTTTGGTTTAGGTAAAGTAGCTACGGCCTGGATTTGATCCGGGGAAATGCAGCAAGCGGAGTCATCTAAAATATGGCGCAAATTCTGAacacagggaggaaaaaagctgtaactTTTTCAAGGATGCTTTGTGACCCTTGTGAGCTAACGCACAGTCATGAAAACTTCACAGGCCTGCTTCGAGGGAGAGGCACTTGAGGAGGTCATCAAGGCCTTAAGGGTTAggataaaactaataaaaatgcaatGCCATGTTGacaaacacttgtcccaagcagggtcgcagtgagcgaCACAACAGAGTAACACAGAGCGCAAGagtgaaggaggaggggacacacccgggacaggatgccaggtcaccgcaaggcaccccaagcagggcttgaaccctagacccaccacacagccgCCACAAGTcaaacacaccacaccaccCTAACTAATGAAAAGTCATAGAAACAAAGCCATCAGGTTGCCCCATGTCAGCAGTGGTCATACCACTTGCTAGACACACATTAGGTTCCCTGGGCTatccaaaggaaaacaaaagcctACAAGGGAGTAGAGGTTCACCCCGTGGCTGTGGCAGTTGAGCCACCAGGTCACAATTCAGCAATAAGCTCGATGGCAGCACCTTGTGGCAGGAAAGTGTACTGCAATTAAggccattacatttacatgtttaattaACTAATTCATTAATTAACAAGCAATCTTACGTTTAGTAAGAGGGGAAATCACTTTGGTTGTAGCACTGGACAATATacaatttaaatacatacacataaacaaCACATATAtggacatacatacacacttacAGTAACCGAacgtagaaaaataaaaaaataagtagtTAAGTGAAAGAAGAAGCAAACATATTTGAATGCAAGGGGGGTGCATTAAAGTGAGATGATGACTGAAGTGAAGGTAGTGCAGAGTGTGGTGGGACAAAGAGCACTTCAGGCTCAGTGCCACTGtagtgtaaatcattgtaaataccATAACCCTGTGCTGTAGAATGctatgctttggagaaacgttccgggtgaattaattaataaaactggTATTGAATCTGCTTATGTTTGGTTGAAATTGTCAATGTAATACGTACTAGTAAGTCAGAAAGTACCAAGCATCACTTTTGGAGAAAGCTACATGTACAGCGGCACAGTGAGTCAGTGCtattgtctcacagcgcctgggtggtacgagaggacgtgggttcgattcctgctcagtctgtatggagtttgcatattgatattctccccgtgtctgtgtggatttcctctagatgctctggtttcctcccaaagacatgcccTTCAGGTTCATCTATAAGTGTGTGAGTAAGAGAGTGTGTTCTTCtgatgtggatgagtgacccatttgtAGTGTAGATAATATTTAGGAGTGTAAGGTGTATGgcaacaggccaggggaccgccTCTCTTGAGCGGtgaatgttaccgggtaagtctctttttaattatttattatggttttaagccttgtgttttagtgttttaaacGTTCTGCCATGCGGTTTTTATATCAGCTGgtcttttgatttttattgttttattttaaattttattattgccatggcagtttttaggattaatttgtttattgaataaatattttaattacctGAAATGATTGATGAATGGAGgaatttattcctgtcgagttTGAGTGTGTATTGAACCAGACATCCTTCGGCTGGTGATCCATGGTCcgtaaaagaaagaaaaaaatctagcagtgtaagccaccttggtgaatatatGAGCTGAtatcactacatagagttcattggaagtcacttggagaaaagcgtctgctaaataagtaaattttaatgtaagaaaatggcaattaatttttttttttagatgcgTTCCTTTTACGTGCATTACGGGCAGCGTTGCTAGGCGCGCGTGCACGCTCGTGCGTAACGGCGCTCTTTCGGCACTTCCTGCTCGGTGCTACAGAAGAGCTGTCGGACTTCGATCCGGGGCTCTTCGGCGTGGCCAGAAAGGGGAGGGTAATGAGATTTTCTGCTCCATGTCATTACTTTGGTTGTCCACACGGCTTTTAAGTGTAACTTCTAGATATCATTTTTAGATGCTTAGCTCTGTCTGTTACACGTAAATAGCAAAGCGTGGATAATGTTGCAGACGCGAAGTACCAGTGACAGCGAAGGAGCTGTGAGCTCAGCGTctcccgctgcgccaccgtgcagCGTGTGTCACACTCTGACACTGTCACTGACCATCTTTTCGTTCTGGAAAACGTATTGAATTCGATGATTTAGTCCTTACGATACGTTATGAGCTCTACGTACGTTTCGGATAATTATCCAGGTTGGTCGCTGGAACTTGGCAGCTGGAGTCTGATACGTCATTATTACGTAGGGTTAGTCACACTCACAGTGACagtcagctttattgtcactcCCACAATATGTGTCGCACAGATAGAGGGCGATCTCCAGAACTTTAACTGTTTCACACGACAAGTCTCTGTCCTTCTTCTTGTGCAGATCATGGCTCTGTCCGGCTGGGTGTGTCTGGTGACTGGGGCGTCAAGGGGCATCGGAAAAGGCATCGCCCTGCAGCTGTCGGAGGCCGGAGCCACTGTCTACATCACGGGCCGCCAAGAGGAAACATTGAAGGAAACAGCTGCCGAGGTGAGGGAGACGGAGAAGAAGGTTGTAAGTAGCAGCCATGGATGACAGGTGTGGAGTGTAGTGGGTTCTTTGTTTCATCTCTGAAATGTATCTTATACCTTTAAGCTTTGTTTCTTGGGTTTTAGTTCTAGAAAGGTCTCAACGCACATCTCTTCCAGACCCACGTTGCTTAATCTCCTGAAATCAAAACTAATTCTCGTCACACCGTGTGTCCTGATTACCTTCGTATTTCTTACCAGACCCCACCGTGTAGGTAGATACTTGAGTGGTCTGCGCCTGCAGAACAGTGGTGTTGGACAAACTAACTGCTTTTTATAATCATGTGTGATCGAGCCCTTTGTCTGTTGTCAGATGCACtttaattaacttttaattGTCATGTgggacaggtggtagtgtaatggttagagctactgcctttggacacaaaggtcacacTGGGACAAtatatacagaaacacacatcaggGCAGGTCTATTGTACATCTGTCAGTGCGACAGGGTGTTCAGCAACTtgtcaaatgtaaaatgtgttcaaATTTACACCGCTAGCATTGCTGTCAATACCGCATAAGCTggtatttttcccctttcctaCTGATAATATTATTTGCTGAAAATGCCTATGAATCTTTTCTCCTCACCCAATGGTAGGTAAAAGAGAGGGGTGGGGACTGCGTTCCAGTATTGTGTGACTCGTCAAAGGAGGGCGAAATCAAAGATCTGTTTGAGCGGATCGGGCGCGAGCAGAAAGGTAGACTTGACATCCTGGTCAACAATGCGTACGCTGGAGTGCAGGTCAGTGAGATCAAGTGAATTTACTATTCAGTTGGCTGCAAAATTGTTATGTTTAGGGCTCCTAATTAGTTATTTAATACAGTATGTAgcattttaaagaaatctgAATTTTGTAATACAAGTTCAAAGCCCTGGCATATAAAATTGGCCTCGATTAAAGGCAAAAAGTTTTAGAGTGTTATACATCTGTAACTTATGATGATGAATATGAagtattttgaagaaaagcatctgctaaattaattaatgtaaatatctgcGATAAAGACAATGATATGCTCTGTCTGGAATTACAGACAATATTTGacaacatggggaaaaaattctGGGAAGTTGACCCTTCTATGTGGGATACCATTAACAACACGGGCCTCAGGTACACAGAGAAGACATGTGGACCACATTCTTGTGGTGTAAAGGGAAAACAAAGCATGTGAAAGTGACAGTAACACTGCTGTACATCACATGTACTTTTATCTTTTAATCATATTTTCAGTCCTTGAAAATGACCTTGcaaaacattattatattttaatgtatgtttttttttatttagtggaCGTCTTTGTCCAGGATGACTTGCAGTGTTTGGTTATGTCATTTTTGaagaaaggtatcagctaagtgatgatgatgatgataataataagaagaaaaaacagaaaagagtaCTAGACACATTTTTGTCAGACTAGAATTCTTTGAGTGCTTATTCTTccgaggctcaaacctgcaacattaaCGCAAAGGGTTATTCGGTGGTAGGTTCAggagatgaatgaatgttttttgtttgtgatcctttaaaaaaaacagtgaggAAGCTGTTGTTCAGTCTGTTACATTATCTTCCTTGTCATTTTCTAGGGGTCACTACTACTGTACAGTGTACGCTGCCAGGATGATGGTGCCTCAAGGTCGGGGGCTTATTGTGGTTATTTCTTCTTTGGGGGGTCTGAGGTACCTCTTCAACGTGCCGTACGGGGTTGGCAAGGTGGCTGTAAGTACACAAGCTCATCTCCTCCACTCCATTACATTTTCCCCCATCTTGGGTTTACTTactctctaaccctaacccaaaggTTGATTGAACATATGAAAGTAAAAATCAAATGCTATTTGCGGCATTAGGTGGGTTACTAAAAAATGGCCTTAGTGCTGGAATATGGATTACATGTCATCAGCAGTGTATTTGTTTGCATCACTGCAAATGTCAAGCTCAGATTTCTTTTTAGATAGTGTCTAGAAGAGTTCCTTCTCAGTGACACTGTGGTTTTCTGAGTGGTTGATATGGGAGTTGAGCTGATGGTGTATTATTGTGTACGCTGTGTTTCAGTGTGACAGGCTGGCTGCAGACACTGCGCTGGAGCTCAAAAACACTGGAGTGGTCTCTGTCAGTCTGTGGCCAGGAGCCGTGAAGACTGAGCTCATCACCGAGTTCATCACTACGAAGGATCTGGTCCCTGGAATCAAGCCTGCAGTACGCAACGTTTTTCACCGCTACTTTGCGAATTGGACTTTAACATGTTGTTCATAAACAGATCTTGTTAATGATTGTCCTTATTCAGTCCAGAAAAGTGTTTGCCAATGGAGAAACGACAGAACTGAGCGGAAGATGTATTGTTGCACTGGCCAAAGGtgacatttatacacacatctGTGTTCATTGCGCCTGTATCTgtgctttaaaatttatttacatgtgcaGATTTATTTGTGTTGATAAATCCAGAAATAAGAAAATGGGTGTTAAAGGCTATTAtcttaaatgtgaaaattcaaTCACAAAACATGCGTAACAAATTGTGCTATAGTTTGTGGAATATCTGTTTAATTTAACTTtgctgagggggtgcagtggcgcagtgggttggaccgggtcctgctctccagtgggtctggggttcgagtctcgcttggggtgccttgcgatggactggcgtcccgtcctgggtgtgtcccctccccctctggccttacgccctgtgttaccgggtaggctccggttccccgtgaccctgtatgggacaagcggttctgaaaatgtgtgtgtgtgtgttaactttGCTGACTTTGTTATCAGATAAGAATCTGATGTCAGTGACGGGGAAGGTCCTCATGACATGTCACCTGGCACGTCGCTATGGATTTCGAGATATTGATGgtatacaaattaattttagaataccatttttattttctgttgtttgctgAGGGAAAAAGTTTTTCATACTTCTTAAATGCATTCATATacaattacatatttatgtatCAAAGTAACAGATCTTTTTGAAAAAACAGGAGGTTCTTCTTTCAAATTGGAGATTGACATATTGAAAACATGTTTGAACATACCGAATTTCTTAAATGTGCTctcactttatttttctcaggTCGCAGTGTAACTGACTACACCTCATTCAAGTTCCTCCTGTCCCAGGTGCCATACCTGTCTTGGCTGTCTGTTCTCATTCCCTCCTTCGTCAGGGTGCCAAAGTTCATCTTGACCCTCGCTAACAGCAAGTTCTGAACTACGCAGGATGCTGCGTCATGACTGGAAATTCCTTGCAATCCATTGTTTCTGTGGGGTATATTTAACCAGCTTTACGTACTTACAGGGTCCTCAGAAAAAGTTAACCACCAAAGTTTAATGTTCTAACTTGGATCAAATTAAGTATCAGCATGGAATGTATACTTTTCTTTTGaacaaaagattaaaaatgttgAACTGAGTGTTAGGTGGAAGCTGAAGTGCAGCTGAGGTGCAGGAAAAAGAACTGGAGAAAATATTCAGTAAATGCTATTGGTTAATAAACTGCTGATTTTGTCTTAAATATGgatatattatacagtatatgttctGTTTATGTACATATGATTATGAACCGCCAGTTTGCTGTCCACCTGCACAACACTAACGTATTCCACTTGTGTTTAATGGAGATGCCAaattttaaagtgtaaaatatgAAGTGCTATTTAAACAATAAGTTTGTGATACTTAGACAAGCACAAGTACATGgctgttatgtaaaataaatttaaacattactaatatttaaatttattttacatgacaGCCAATTTTACTAATAACTAAATGGATTCTTTCCATTGTGCATtggattttgatttttgacTTACAAATACAAGTAGACAAATTATGAGTAAGATACAGTGGC
This genomic window from Scleropages formosus chromosome 1, fSclFor1.1, whole genome shotgun sequence contains:
- the dhrs1 gene encoding dehydrogenase/reductase SDR family member 1, which produces MALSGWVCLVTGASRGIGKGIALQLSEAGATVYITGRQEETLKETAAEVKERGGDCVPVLCDSSKEGEIKDLFERIGREQKGRLDILVNNAYAGVQTIFDNMGKKFWEVDPSMWDTINNTGLRGHYYCTVYAARMMVPQGRGLIVVISSLGGLRYLFNVPYGVGKVACDRLAADTALELKNTGVVSVSLWPGAVKTELITEFITTKDLVPGIKPASRKVFANGETTELSGRCIVALAKDKNLMSVTGKVLMTCHLARRYGFRDIDGRSVTDYTSFKFLLSQVPYLSWLSVLIPSFVRVPKFILTLANSKF